A region of bacterium DNA encodes the following proteins:
- a CDS encoding branched-chain amino acid ABC transporter permease — MLWGALLYGVVNSVSLALVALGFNLTFGISGIANFSYGAMYVLAGYGTWMLLQRVGLPLGIAIPLMVIGTSLLGALLYKVVLVRIRGMVISEVIATFGIGLAILEFFRYLGFIGFQYTLPVFAEGSVQIGNLFLDLQRVSILVLGGGLTTFLWFFTRYTRTGRAFRGIAQDEYTALCLGIDSDRIATLAMSFGGGLCALAAVVILPIGTISVDAGYDVLLEALAVCIVGGLGSALGMVIASFVLGMAQSITSMYLGSHWMMIVNLLAILLILGIKPSGLLGKQKELEERI, encoded by the coding sequence ATGTTATGGGGTGCTCTGCTCTATGGTGTTGTGAACTCGGTCAGCTTGGCTCTTGTGGCATTGGGATTCAATCTGACCTTTGGTATAAGCGGCATAGCCAATTTCTCTTACGGGGCCATGTATGTCTTGGCTGGTTACGGCACCTGGATGTTGCTGCAGAGAGTGGGCCTGCCCCTTGGTATAGCCATTCCCTTAATGGTCATAGGTACCTCTTTACTGGGAGCCTTGCTATACAAGGTAGTGCTAGTGCGCATCCGTGGGATGGTGATCTCAGAGGTCATAGCTACCTTTGGAATCGGTTTGGCAATTCTGGAGTTCTTTCGCTACTTGGGCTTTATAGGTTTCCAGTATACCTTGCCTGTCTTTGCAGAGGGCTCAGTTCAGATAGGTAATCTTTTTTTGGATTTACAGAGGGTCTCCATCCTTGTCTTGGGGGGAGGGCTCACCACCTTCCTTTGGTTTTTCACTCGCTATACGCGCACAGGTCGGGCCTTCAGAGGCATAGCTCAGGATGAATACACTGCCCTTTGCCTAGGGATCGACTCGGACAGAATAGCTACCCTTGCCATGTCCTTTGGTGGAGGCCTTTGTGCATTAGCCGCAGTGGTCATACTTCCCATCGGAACTATATCTGTGGATGCAGGCTATGATGTCTTGTTAGAGGCCTTGGCGGTCTGCATAGTGGGGGGCCTGGGAAGTGCGTTGGGTATGGTGATCGCTAGCTTTGTCTTGGGAATGGCCCAGTCCATCACCTCCATGTACCTGGGCTCACATTGGATGATGATAGTGAATCTCTTGGCCATTCTTCTCATACTGGGCATCAAGCCTTCAGGCCTCTTGGGCAAGCAGAAAGAACTGGAGGAGAGGATATGA